A region from the Triticum aestivum cultivar Chinese Spring chromosome 3D, IWGSC CS RefSeq v2.1, whole genome shotgun sequence genome encodes:
- the LOC123080161 gene encoding COBRA-like protein 1 isoform X1 produces MQELFVDDGNFQKALLKFYMNHLRAICLLESLYFLFFFIYAFSTFLWFTVFFIHLLFFSESKMFEMKAFMCRHKECGAYDPLDPTGNITIRWDVRSWVPDGYVAEVSLFNYQQYRHIQPPGWKLGWVWSKKEVIWYVQGGQATEQGDCSKFKEIIPHSCKVNPEIVDLLPGAPYNRQRANCCKGGVLSSLAQDPANAVASFEVSVGRSGTTTKTLELPVNFTLKAPGPGYTCGPATKLDEPTKFTTPDGSRKSQAHMTWTVTCTYSQFLALRGNSPYLGSVMNGQDKNGLASLVQCTTHMCPIRVHWHVKANYKEYWRVKITVTNFNYGMNYSQWNLVAQHPNFNSLTSITSFNYTALNPYGLMNDTALLWGIRHYNDYLLTAGPDGYVQSELLFRKDPSTFTLRAGWAFPRRVYFNGDKCVTPPPDAYPWLPNASTKSTISVIVPLVLWMLANPYF; encoded by the exons ATGCAGGAACTATTTGTAGATGATGGCAACTTTCAGAAAGCTCTACTGAAGTTCTATATGAATCATTTGCGTGCTATTTGTTTACTTGAGTCcttgtattttttatttttctttatttatgcCTTTTCCACCTTCCTTTGGTTTACAGTCTTCTtcattcatttgttatttttttcaGAAAGTAAAATGTTTGAAATGAAAGCTTTCATGTGCCGGCACAAAGAATGTG GAGCCTACGACCCCCTTGATCCAACGGGCAACATCACAATCAGATGGGATGTGAGGAGCTGGGTTCCAGATGGCTATGTG GCTGAGGTTTCACTATTCAATTATCAGCAGTACCGCCACATTCAGCCACCAGGATGGAAGCTCGGGTGGGTGTGGTCAAAGAAGGAGGTAATCTGGTATGTGCAGGGTGGACAGGCTACAGAGCAAGGCGATTGCTCCAAATTCAAAGAGATTATCCCTCACAGCTGCAAGGTGAACCCGGAGATAGTCGACCTGCTTCCCGGGGCACCTTACAATAGGCAGAGGGCCAACTGCTGCAAAGGAGGAGTCCTCAGCTCACTGGCACAGGACCCTGCTAATGCTGTGGCCTCCTTTGAGGTTTCAGTTGGTCGATCAGGGACCACAACCAAGACCCTGGAATTGCCTGTGAATTTCACTCTGAAGGCCCCTGGTCCAGGGTATACCTGTGGACCTGCAACCAAGTTAGATGAACCTACAAAGTTCACTACACCAGATGGAAGTAGGAAATCTCAAGCCCACA TGACATGGACTGTGACTTGTACCTACTCACAGTTTCTCGCACTGAG GGGAAACTCACCTTATCTTGGTTCTGTCATGAATGGTCAAGACAAGAACGGCTTGGCATCTCTGGTCCAATGCACTACTCATATGTGCCCAATAAGAGTTCATTGGCATGTGAAGGCTAACTACAAGGAGTACTGGAGAGTAAAGATCACAGTGACAAACTTCAACTACGGGATGAATTACTCGCAGTGGAACCTAGTAGCTCAGCACCCTAATTTCAACAGCTTGACTAGCATTACCAGCTTCAACTACACAGCTCTGAACCCTTATGGACTTATGA ATGACACCGCTCTGTTATGGGGCATCAGGCACTACAATGATTATCTCTTGACTGCTGGACCTGATGGATATGTTCAGTCTGAGCTACTATTCCGGAAGGACCCGTCAACATTCACCTTGCGGGCAGGATGGGCCTTTCCAAGAAGAGTGTACTTCAATGGCGACAAGTGTGTGACGCCGCCTCCAGATGCGTACCCGTGGCTGCCAAACGCATCCACGAAATCAACCATATCAGTTATCGTCCCATTGGTTCTTTGGATGCTAGCTAATCCCTACTTCTGA
- the LOC123080161 gene encoding COBRA-like protein 1 isoform X2: MNHLRAICLLESLYFLFFFIYAFSTFLWFTVFFIHLLFFSESKMFEMKAFMCRHKECGAYDPLDPTGNITIRWDVRSWVPDGYVAEVSLFNYQQYRHIQPPGWKLGWVWSKKEVIWYVQGGQATEQGDCSKFKEIIPHSCKVNPEIVDLLPGAPYNRQRANCCKGGVLSSLAQDPANAVASFEVSVGRSGTTTKTLELPVNFTLKAPGPGYTCGPATKLDEPTKFTTPDGSRKSQAHMTWTVTCTYSQFLALRGNSPYLGSVMNGQDKNGLASLVQCTTHMCPIRVHWHVKANYKEYWRVKITVTNFNYGMNYSQWNLVAQHPNFNSLTSITSFNYTALNPYGLMNDTALLWGIRHYNDYLLTAGPDGYVQSELLFRKDPSTFTLRAGWAFPRRVYFNGDKCVTPPPDAYPWLPNASTKSTISVIVPLVLWMLANPYF, from the exons ATGAATCATTTGCGTGCTATTTGTTTACTTGAGTCcttgtattttttatttttctttatttatgcCTTTTCCACCTTCCTTTGGTTTACAGTCTTCTtcattcatttgttatttttttcaGAAAGTAAAATGTTTGAAATGAAAGCTTTCATGTGCCGGCACAAAGAATGTG GAGCCTACGACCCCCTTGATCCAACGGGCAACATCACAATCAGATGGGATGTGAGGAGCTGGGTTCCAGATGGCTATGTG GCTGAGGTTTCACTATTCAATTATCAGCAGTACCGCCACATTCAGCCACCAGGATGGAAGCTCGGGTGGGTGTGGTCAAAGAAGGAGGTAATCTGGTATGTGCAGGGTGGACAGGCTACAGAGCAAGGCGATTGCTCCAAATTCAAAGAGATTATCCCTCACAGCTGCAAGGTGAACCCGGAGATAGTCGACCTGCTTCCCGGGGCACCTTACAATAGGCAGAGGGCCAACTGCTGCAAAGGAGGAGTCCTCAGCTCACTGGCACAGGACCCTGCTAATGCTGTGGCCTCCTTTGAGGTTTCAGTTGGTCGATCAGGGACCACAACCAAGACCCTGGAATTGCCTGTGAATTTCACTCTGAAGGCCCCTGGTCCAGGGTATACCTGTGGACCTGCAACCAAGTTAGATGAACCTACAAAGTTCACTACACCAGATGGAAGTAGGAAATCTCAAGCCCACA TGACATGGACTGTGACTTGTACCTACTCACAGTTTCTCGCACTGAG GGGAAACTCACCTTATCTTGGTTCTGTCATGAATGGTCAAGACAAGAACGGCTTGGCATCTCTGGTCCAATGCACTACTCATATGTGCCCAATAAGAGTTCATTGGCATGTGAAGGCTAACTACAAGGAGTACTGGAGAGTAAAGATCACAGTGACAAACTTCAACTACGGGATGAATTACTCGCAGTGGAACCTAGTAGCTCAGCACCCTAATTTCAACAGCTTGACTAGCATTACCAGCTTCAACTACACAGCTCTGAACCCTTATGGACTTATGA ATGACACCGCTCTGTTATGGGGCATCAGGCACTACAATGATTATCTCTTGACTGCTGGACCTGATGGATATGTTCAGTCTGAGCTACTATTCCGGAAGGACCCGTCAACATTCACCTTGCGGGCAGGATGGGCCTTTCCAAGAAGAGTGTACTTCAATGGCGACAAGTGTGTGACGCCGCCTCCAGATGCGTACCCGTGGCTGCCAAACGCATCCACGAAATCAACCATATCAGTTATCGTCCCATTGGTTCTTTGGATGCTAGCTAATCCCTACTTCTGA